In Amyelois transitella isolate CPQ chromosome 13, ilAmyTran1.1, whole genome shotgun sequence, a genomic segment contains:
- the LOC132902404 gene encoding exonuclease GOR-like — protein MKMQHFCEQYYGSLCQEEGAISTADNASTADRWQQIKNDMSASPWPPSPPSAQTILMEELTAALQPHLLSRTQMWELGYPVEIEPNSTKAVMYMNAPPPRPTIFTSWNVNAPEFIPGSETNSGVISTGSTPRLDSEKATEEVEHLCVRCRKVFHMTRDGEYLTQGFCSYHWGRAADGYYACCNEGFGSKGCALSIFHVWNGTNPGMNGPLEGYVRPRSHRGGVYAIDTEMCYTTAGLELASVAVVDVNGQLVYQTYVRPSSSILCYNTRFSGIRPRNLQHATKTLRDVQNDLLEFVGTDTILVGHALENDFKVLKLLHTAVVDTCAMYPHARGLPMRRSLRVLSEEYLGRKIQQSSAGHSALEDARAVMDLILLKVKEDRAFTEHHLISNQLHEFQPYTPYLLVSVA, from the coding sequence ATGAAAATGCAACACTTTTGTGAGCAATATTACGGTTCGTTATGTCAAGAGGAGGGTGCCATATCGACAGCAGACAACGCCAGCACCGCAGACCGTTGGCAACAGATCAAGAATGATATGTCGGCGTCGCCGTGGCCGCCTTCACCGCCGTCTGCGCAGACCATCTTAATGGAGGAACTAACAGCAGCCCTACAACCCCATCTGCTTTCGCGTACACAGATGTGGGAGCTTGGTTACCCCGTAGAAATCGAGCCAAACTCTACAAAAGCTGTGATGTACATGAATGCGCCGCCGCCACGACCTACAATATTCACCTCCTGGAATGTGAATGCGCCTGAATTTATACCTGGTTCGGAAACTAACAGTGGCGTAATTTCAACGGGATCTACTCCGCGCTTGGACAGTGAAAAAGCAACTGAAGAAGTGGAACATTTATGTGTTCGCTGTCGTAAAGTGTTTCATATGACCCGTGACGGTGAATATTTAACCCAGGGCTTCTGCTCCTATCATTGGGGTCGTGCAGCGGATGGATATTACGCTTGCTGCAACGAAGGTTTTGGTTCCAAAGGTTGCGCTTTAAGCATTTTTCATGTATGGAACGGAACTAATCCTGGTATGAATGGACCACTCGAAGGATATGTTCGGCCACGCTCGCACCGCGGAGGGGTGTATGCAATAGACACAGAGATGTGTTATACAACCGCAGGACTGGAGTTAGCTAGTGTGGCGGTCGTAGATGTAAATGGCCAACTTGTGTACCAAACTTATGTGAGACCAAGTTCGTCTATACTGTGTTATAACACTAGATTCTCGGGCATCAGGCCGCGCAACTTGCAGCACGCGACCAAGACACTGCGAGATGTACAGAATGATCTTCTTGAATTTGTTGGCACGGATACGATATTGGTTGGACATGCCCTGGAGAATGATTTCAAAGTGTTGAAATTATTGCATACAGCAGTCGTTGATACCTGTGCGATGTATCCCCATGCTAGAGGATTGCCGATGCGTCGCTCTCTGCGTGTTCTTTCTGAAGAATATTTGGGACGAAAAATACAGCAAAGCAGTGCGGGCCATTCCGCTTTAGAAGATGCTCGTGCAGTTATGGATTTAATATTGCTGAAAGTGAAAGAAGACCGAGCGTTCACTGAGCACCATCTGATCTCGAATCAGTTACATGAGTTCCAACCATATACACCGTACCTTTTAGTCAGTGTCGCCTAA